In Spinacia oleracea cultivar Varoflay chromosome 5, BTI_SOV_V1, whole genome shotgun sequence, a single window of DNA contains:
- the LOC110797195 gene encoding MLP-like protein 43, translated as MAGLKRTLEGEIEIRVAGGDVFHEIFQDTPHHFANIHPEFVHGCDLHDGAFGKPGSKICWDYTLDGKKQSAKQVLEVVDEENKVIRFKMLEGNLMEDYNDFVITYQVIPKGEEVCLVTWTFVYEKKHLGIPEPSSLMDELLKLATIVDDHHHSKDK; from the exons ATGGCTGGTCTGAAACGAACACTAGAAGGTGAGATAGAGATAAGAGTTGCTGGAGGTGATGTTTTCCATGAAATATTCCAAGACACGCCTCATCACTTCGCTAATATACATCCTGAATTCGTGCACGGTTGTGATTTGCATGATGGTGCTTTTGGTAAACCTGGATCTAAAATCTGCTGGGATTATACTCTAG ATGGAAAGAAACAATCTGCAAAACAAGTACTTGAAGTGGTAGACGAGGAAAACAAAGTGATCAGATTCAAAATGCTAGAAGGAAATTTGATGGAGGATTATAACGACTTTGTTATCACATATCAAGTGATACCTAAAGGTGAGGAAGTTTGCTTAGTTACATGGACATTTGTGTACGAGAAGAAACATCTCGGGATTCCCGAGCCTTCTTCTTTGATGGACGAATTGCTCAAACTTGCCACAATTGTTGATGACCATCACCATAGCAAGGACAAGTAA